From the Motacilla alba alba isolate MOTALB_02 chromosome 1, Motacilla_alba_V1.0_pri, whole genome shotgun sequence genome, the window ACCTCCTTGTTTAATAACACAGTCAAAAGACAAAGGCAATCCACCCTTTTCAGGCACCAATGGAACTCACCCACTTGCTTAgcctccacagcagctgtgtaTTCACGACTGAAACTGAGCTCTGTGATAGCCACATCATCCAGGATGAGGCTGAAATCCTTGGCTCTCTCTGTCAGCTCTCGCCTAATGAGCAGAGACacctgaaacacacacacagcaacCAGAGTAGTACCAAGCACAGGGTGCTCCTCACTTCCTGAGCACTCCAAAAGCAAAGCACGACTGCTCGTCACAGTGTTGGGAGACATTCCTCAACCCGAGCTCCAAGCCATGGATATCCACACCTTCTCTGGGTAACATTCCACAGacacaaaaagcattttcaaaactCTATTACAGCTCATTTATAGTTACTACTAAACTGTTCTGTGCAAGTAacactgtgaaaataaaaatctttgaaagtGTCTTTTGCTTTCACATCCAGTTACATAGTTCCCACACTTCTGGCAATGAGCATTTCTTTATCCACCCTGGATTTGCCACTGTTTGCAAGCTGTGCTTTCGTAACCGTACtccaacacaaaaaaagaaatgaccacctaatttttttaacctgtatCACACCTCTTAATTACAGTAGCTATTTGTCTAGTGCAGCTactccactttttttttggctgctttgGGCGGGTGTTGCTGTTAGATACTTTGATTTATTCTACACTTACTTCCCAGCACCTTTTTCAGGCAGCCTGACAAGCCTTGCACCAAATATTGACTTAAACAGAAACTATTGCTACAGTATCACATGCTTGGCCAGCCGAGCATTCGCTTTTACTTTTACTGCAGCTGTTTCTGAGCAGAACTCTAAAGAGTGACAGAAACCTTTGCTGTGTGAACTGTGAGTGCACAACTACATGAAggcactgaatttttttctaacaatCCCTTCAATATCACATCACTTTATAATAACAAGCCCTGGATGGATACATGACGAGAAGACAAACGCAATTCAGTTTGTTCCAAAAGTTCAGAGATCAAAGAATGATTCTTATCTGAGATCACAGATGCTTAACAGCCTTTGCTCCCAAAACAGCTGGAACCCTCACAGATATTCTTTGCTGTCCCATCCTCTCCACACATTCTCTTTCTACATGAAGACTAACAAATCCCTCCAGGGCACTCCACGTGGGTGAGCACAAAGAGCTGAAGCCCCTCACCAGGGGGATGCAGGTAATTTCTTGTGACAAAGCCTGAGGACACTCAGTTCTACTCATTGGTTCTTTTGACACGGATCAGAGATGTGGTCTCTGAGAGCTGAGAGATCCTCTGTATTTCATCTAACAACTTTTCCTCTTCAGCACCCTCCTGGTCCGGCAGGACCTCCTCTAAAACCTTTAAAACAACACCAgcatcccctccctgcaccaGCTGCTATAGGGGATGAGAACGCGCAGAATCCCTGGCAATCAAACTATTCCAATACAAACTTTCACAAACAGGCCTTTTTCAGCTAGATGTTTCCAATATTTTGCAACACTCCCGCAGAGGACACTCTAAGCTTTTTCTAAtcagtgcctgcagggagggtgCCAAGACAActgagccaggctcttctcagggATATCAAACAATAAGACAACAGGCAACGGGCATAAACCAGAACACAGGAAGCTCCACCTGAACAGgaggaataatttctttactgtgcaggtgacagaGCACGGGGACAGGTTACCCAAGGAgcttgtggagtctccctcactaGAGACATTCCAGGAtcatctggatgcaatcctgggccatgtgctctgggatgacctcacttgagcagggaggttgggccagatgacccactgtggtccctccCAACCTGACCCCCTCTGTGACTGTAAACAGAAGTTACTTGCTACCCTTCTGAAGCATCCATCACTGACAGGCAAGTGCTTTGATAACTGCTCGTTCCCATTATCTTTCAGATCTTTCAAAACTGTTTAATTTGCTCCGGCAGCATTCCGAGAGCTGTATTTTTACAGCCAGTTCCACTGACACCTGTGGACCGTGAAGCAAAccagctctccctcctcccctaGTGTTACAttctgctgcagttttgcaTTCTGTGCACCAAGAGACCCAGTTTCCTCCTTGGAAGCTGCCAACACAGTGCTCGTACCTGCACTGGAATCAAACCGTACGTGGGACACGCTTCCCATGTGGATGCACTACCCCCCAGCTGAACAGTCACCCTCCTTCCCCTGACAGGAGGCTcccccacccagcagctcctctgtgagCCGCCCCAAGGCTGCCGCGGCAGGACTCACCTGGGCCCTCTGCGTGATGAGCTGCGAGGCGTTGAACTTGGCCACGACGCTCTTGAGCACCTCGTTGACGATGGAGGGCAGCACTCGCTCCTCGTAGTCCAGCCCCAGGCGCTGGTACATGCTGGGCAGCTCGGCCGCGTTGGGCCGCGTCAGCACCCGCAGCGAGATGTTCACCATCTGCAGGTCTgcggggacagccgggggtCAGGGGAAGAACAGATATTATTCTGGAGAGCCCCCCGCAGTCCCTCCGTCAGGAACGGCAGTGACGGGACAAGGAGCAGGCGGCACCAAGGGGGAGAGGGGCGCTTCGGTTGGAAATGAGGAAGAAATCCTTTGcggtgagggtggtgaggcactggcgcaggctgtgcagggaagctgtggatgccccagccctggaggtgctcGTGACCAGGTGGAATAGGGTTCTGAACAACCTGCTCCGGTGTAAGGTGCCGCTATCCGCGGCAGGAGATTGTGACCGAGTGGTTTTTAAGGTGTATTCCAAGCCCTTAACATTGCACAATTGTCTGAGGAGCGTCAGCTCTACGGCGGAATTCCCATCCCGCGCCTCCCACCTCGCGGCCCCTCTGTCTCACCTTTGGAACCAGTGGGGGAGGAGATTTTCCGCGGCCGCGCTCGGATGTCGTAGATGATGGGATACTGGAACCAGGGGATCCTGCAGGGCCGAAGAGGAGTTAGGGGCGAGAGCACCGCCGGGCCcgggaggggaaagggggggcCGGGCCCTACCTGAAGTGCAGCCCCTCGGCCAGGATGGTGTCCTGCTGCACGCCGCCGATGCGGTTGAAGAAGATGGCGCGCTGGCCGCCCTCCACTGCGGGGAGAGAGCGGAGGCTTGGTAagcgcgggcggcgggcgccGAGGATCCGAGGGGTCGGGGGGGGCTCCACTCACCAATGAAGACGGACTCTCGCACGCCGTAGGCCAGGGCACCGgcgcccagcagcagcttcagcgCGGTGCCGACGCCGCGGGGCCCGGTCGGCAGCCGCCCCGCCAGGTCCTTCAGGTTCTGCGCCAtggccgccccgccgccgcccccgccgggaAGGACACCGGAAGGAGCGACCGCCGTGCCGCTCCGGCGGGAAACCGCGGCGCCGGGAGCGCCCCCGCTGCCCCTTCCCGCCCCCAGCACTCGCCTTCcggcgcggcggccgcggcgctccGGAAGCGGGTCCGGCCGGAGCCAGATAGAGGGCGCGCCCCGGCGCCATCTTGGGTGGCCGCGGCGGGAagggcggggccggggcggggccggcgaGGTCGCGTGACAAAATGGCGGCGCCCAGGCGGCCACGTGGGGACgcgcaggaggaggaggagggggacgATGAAGGGCGCTCGCTGGGGGGCAAGCGGccccgcgggcagcggcggctccTGGTCGTGCTGGAGGGGGCGAGCCTGGAGACCGTGAAGGTGCGGGCGGCCGGAGATCGGGGCGGGTCCGCCCGTGCCCGGGATGCTCTCGCTCCCCGCTCACCTGTCCGTGCTTTTACCGTAGGTGGGGAAGACGTTCGAGCTGCTCAACTGCGACAAGCACAAGGCGCTGCTGCTACGGAACGGCCGGGACCCCGGGGAGGTGCGGCCTGACATCACCCACCAGGTACCCGCTGGGTGCGGCGCCGCCTGTGGCGCCCCGGGCTGCTCGGGGCAGGCCGGCAAGGCGGCTCGGGGCCATCGCCCCTCGGGGCCGGGGGTCCGCTTGTGCCCCTGGAGCCCGGAGACGAGTTTGGCCTCCCTCGCTATGCTGGGGGGGTTTGGGTTGAGTCGCTGTTTGGGTCTGAGCTTGTTCTTAGCGTTATAGTGTTACATCCCATAGTGGCATGTGCTTTCAGCCTCAACACCGGCCCCTTCTGCATTTGTGGGAGCTAACCGTCAATTTTCCCTAGAATTCTCTCTCCTGTGCCTGTCTATTTTCAATACCGTGTGCTTTTGACTTTCAGAGTCTCCTGATGCTGATGGACAGCCCCCTGAATCgggctgggctcctgcaggTTTATATCCATACCAAGAAGAACGTTCTCATTGAAGTCAATCCCCAAACCAGAATCCCAAGAACTTTTGATCGATTCTGTGGGCT encodes:
- the PHB2 gene encoding prohibitin-2 is translated as MAQNLKDLAGRLPTGPRGVGTALKLLLGAGALAYGVRESVFIVEGGQRAIFFNRIGGVQQDTILAEGLHFRIPWFQYPIIYDIRARPRKISSPTGSKDLQMVNISLRVLTRPNAAELPSMYQRLGLDYEERVLPSIVNEVLKSVVAKFNASQLITQRAQVSLLIRRELTERAKDFSLILDDVAITELSFSREYTAAVEAKQVAQQEAQRAQFLVEKAKQEQKQKIVQAEGEATAAKMLGEALSRNPGYIKLRKIRAAQNISKTIAASQNRVYLTADNLVLNLQDEAFTRGSDSLLLKGKK
- the EMG1 gene encoding ribosomal RNA small subunit methyltransferase NEP1, with amino-acid sequence MAAPRRPRGDAQEEEEGDDEGRSLGGKRPRGQRRLLVVLEGASLETVKVGKTFELLNCDKHKALLLRNGRDPGEVRPDITHQSLLMLMDSPLNRAGLLQVYIHTKKNVLIEVNPQTRIPRTFDRFCGLMVQLLHKLSVRAADGPQKLLKVIKNPVTDHLPVGCMKIGTSFAASQVSDLRELVPEADPVVIVVGAFAHGSVNVDYTEKMVSISNYPLSAALTCAKITTAFEEVWGIV